The DNA window ACCCCCACCAGGACAAACCAGCCACGCGCCACAAACAGTCCATGTCGTCCAGTCATCGCCACCTCCACTACATGCCCCCCACGCCTTCGTGCCTTCGTGCCCCCCGTGCCTTCCCGCCTCACTTCATCGATTCCCGCACCGCCTGGATCGCCTCATCGGTCGAGTCGATCCGGATTAAACCGAATCTCGGGTACTCGAAGTCCATGATCACATAGACCGTCACGCCCAGCACCACCGAAAATACCAGCAGATGCACCAACGACCGGCATCCGCGTTGCGCCATGCCGTACCCCGCGAGCAACCCGCCGAGCATGACCAGCCCGCACAACAGGACGATCAACAGCGTCGCGATATGCGTCTTGGCCGCGATCGTCCGGGTGGTGGTGATGTCGAACATCTCGTTCAGCGCGGGCACAAGCAGCAGCGACGCCTGCGGCGAGGCCCCCGCCTTGCCCACCGCCGCGACCGCTTTCGACCAGATCACCGACTGCTGCGCCGCCGACCTGTCCTGCTCAGCCTGCACGGCGTCGAGGTCGCGCAGGCTTGCGTAAATCTTCAGCCGGGTGTCGACATACTCGCGGAACAGCGGCCGCAGCTCGTCGCGGTCGGCCGTCGGCAACAGATCCAGCCGCAGGTACGCGGTGCCGATCGCATTGGCTTCCTCCACGATCAGTGCCCGTCGGTTCTCCAGTCGGGTGGACGACCCGCTGAACATAAACGCCATCAAAAGCCCGATGAGCCCGAAGACCGCCGCCTCGACCGCACCGGTGCCGCTGGCAAATGTTTTGATGCGCAGCGCATCGTGCTTGCCCAGGCGGTACCCCACTTCCTGAAACAGCGCGACACCGAGGACAAGAAAAGCCGACAGCAGGATGGCGGAAGTAATCGGGCTCATGGATGTAGGCAACCTCATCAGGACGGGAAAGACTCTGACGACCGCAAAGCGTCAATGGCACGCGAACCGAGCTGATCATACCGCCCCACCGCCCGCCCGCATCGGCCCCCAGCCGCCAGCCGTGCCCCGGGAACGCCAAGCTCCAGCCCGGCACCGCCTTCTCACGAACGAACCCAAGACCAGATCGCCAAACGAACCCAAGCCGCCACCCGCCACCCGCGCCCCGGGAACGCCGAGCTCCAGCTCGGCTCCTTCCTCATCCGTATTAAAGCCGCAATCCACAAAGAGCCGAGTTGGAGCTCGGCGTTCCCAGAGCCACCTCCGCCTGCCGTCATCCGCATGACCGCCTCCGCCGAACGAACCCAAGGCGACGTCGCCGAACGAACCCGAGATCGCGAACGACGCCACACCATCCCAACACCCCGCCGCACAAGTCGGCAGCGCACGACAACCCCGCGCCAGCGGACACAAGGCCCGGACGCCAGGAACCGCGATCAACCATCCGTTAGCATAATTTTAGGTTCAGCACCGATTTCGTCAATCGTTTTCATCCCCGGTTGAGCCGCGACGCCAGGCGGAGCGCGGGCCCCCGGGTCGCGGAGCCATGCCCCGTTAACGACGCCGCACACGATGCCGAGACCGCACGGCGTAACACCCCCACGTCGCAACGCCCGCCGACCAGACCCGCGACCCCGCTCGCCGACCAATCGCACAATTTTCCGAAACCACCCGGAAACGCCCGTTCGACCGCGGTTGCGCCGTCAAAAACGCCGTCCAACCCCGTAACTGACAGGCATTTGGCGTCAGCCGAGGGCAATCGCATCTCCTTTTGTCGATGGTTGTGTTTTGTACGGGTTGCGCTTTCTAACTTCTCTCGCTATCACTCCTTCACCGGTCGCGAAGCTTCGCTGGTAACAACTTTCATCTCCTGAAACGGAGCTTCGCCATGGATGGCCCTGCGACCAGTGGTACCCTGCGCGCGTTTTCCAACCTCCCCGATCCTCGCGGCTGCAACGTGATTCACAAACTCCACGACATCCTCGTCATCTCCGTCTGCGCCGTTATCTGCGGCGCCGACGGCTGGGTCGACGTTGAACTCTATGGCAAGAGCAAGCTCTCCTGGCTTCGAACCTTCCTGGATCTTCCCCACGGCATCCCCTCTCACGACACCTTCGGTCGCGTCTTCGCCAAGCTCCATCCCGACGCCTTCGAGCAGTGTTTCAACGCCTGGGTCGGCGCGATCGCACAGTCCGCCGGCGGACGACTGATCGCGATCGACGGCAAGGCCATCCGCCGGTCCTTCGAACACGCCTGGGCCAGGAACAACATGACCCACATGGTCAGCGCGTTCGTCGACGCCCACCGGATGGTCTTCGGCCAGGTCGCCGTGGATGACAAGAGCAATGAGATCGAGGCGATCCCGCGGCTTTTGGGCCTGTTAGACATTCAGGACGCGACGGTGACGATCGATGCCGCCGGCTGCCAGACGCAGATCGCCAGACAGATCGTCGATGCCGGCGGCAACTACGTGCTGTCGGTGAAGGAGAACCAGCCGAGGACCAGGCTTCGCCTCGTCCGACGCTGCACGCGAAGGTCAGGAAGCTGCTGGACGAAGCGATCCTGGGCGGCATGAAGGACGTGAGCCACGGCGTCCACGAGGAGTTCGACGCCGACCACGGCCGGCTGGACACCCGCAAAGTGTGGGTGATGGACGAAGTGCACTGGCTCGGCGACCTATGTCAGCAGTGGCCGGGACTGGCCGGCGTGATCGCGGTCGAACGCAAGCGGGAGGTGCTTGCCGGCAAGAGCAGCGTCGAGCGGCATTACTTCATCAGCAGCGTCGCAGGGACCGACGCCAGGGCGATGGCGGCGGCGATCCGCGGCCACTGGGCCATCGAGAACAAGCTGCACTGGCAACTGGACGTGAGCTCCCGCGAGGACGAGCGGCGGATCCGCAAAGGCTATGGTGCGGAGAACTACTCCCGGTTGTGCCGGCTGACGCTCAATCTTCTCAAGCGGGACAAGAGCATCAAAAACGGGATCCACGGGAAACGGTTAAAGGCAGGTTGGGACGAGCACTACCTGCTCCGTCTGCTAACGACCTGAACATGCAATCGCCCTGGGCGTCAGCCCGGCGACCCGCCGCCTTGACAGGGGCCGAATGGCACCTATAGTGGGGTCTCAGTGATCGCGGGGTAGAGCAGCCTGGTAGCTCGTCGGGCTCATAACCCGGAGGTCGGAGGTTCGAATCCTCCCCCCGCTACTTCCATCAAAGAAGCCCTCGGAGTTCTCTCCGAGGGCTTCTTTGTTTGCGCACCGAGGCACCCAATGCAGCAAATATTCAAAGTTACCGTTTTGCCGATCCTGGAACATCCAAGATGAGCTTGCGTCCATATCCGTAGCCGTGCCGTTCAGGCGCGGCTTAAAGCGAGTTGGGTTACCTAACGCGGAGTCCACCAAGATGAGGTTGATGCCCGTTCGAATACTGCTGGGGTTCATTACGATACTGGCCGTTTTGTCTCAACCAGACCTTCAAGCCGCTGCCACGCAACCGGCTGTCGGCCAGCCGCAGATTGTCACTGTCACGCTCACCGATGACGGCAAGACGATTCCCGTCGCCGTCGGCCAGGAGGTGCGCGTCGTCTTGAAAGGCGACCGCAAGCAGACCGGCTGGGAAGTC is part of the Humisphaera borealis genome and encodes:
- a CDS encoding ISAs1 family transposase, which encodes MDGPATSGTLRAFSNLPDPRGCNVIHKLHDILVISVCAVICGADGWVDVELYGKSKLSWLRTFLDLPHGIPSHDTFGRVFAKLHPDAFEQCFNAWVGAIAQSAGGRLIAIDGKAIRRSFEHAWARNNMTHMVSAFVDAHRMVFGQVAVDDKSNEIEAIPRLLGLLDIQDATVTIDAAGCQTQIARQIVDAGGNYVLSVKENQPRTRLRLVRRCTRRSGSCWTKRSWAA
- a CDS encoding ISAs1 family transposase; translation: MKDVSHGVHEEFDADHGRLDTRKVWVMDEVHWLGDLCQQWPGLAGVIAVERKREVLAGKSSVERHYFISSVAGTDARAMAAAIRGHWAIENKLHWQLDVSSREDERRIRKGYGAENYSRLCRLTLNLLKRDKSIKNGIHGKRLKAGWDEHYLLRLLTT
- a CDS encoding bestrophin-like domain; the protein is MSPITSAILLSAFLVLGVALFQEVGYRLGKHDALRIKTFASGTGAVEAAVFGLIGLLMAFMFSGSSTRLENRRALIVEEANAIGTAYLRLDLLPTADRDELRPLFREYVDTRLKIYASLRDLDAVQAEQDRSAAQQSVIWSKAVAAVGKAGASPQASLLLVPALNEMFDITTTRTIAAKTHIATLLIVLLCGLVMLGGLLAGYGMAQRGCRSLVHLLVFSVVLGVTVYVIMDFEYPRFGLIRIDSTDEAIQAVRESMK